A genomic window from Thermodesulfobacteriota bacterium includes:
- a CDS encoding Gfo/Idh/MocA family oxidoreductase has translation MSAPHLAVVGGGYWGKNLVRNFHALGALRLVCDADPARLEGFRRDTGVETCLSFADVLSHPDVRAVAVATPAEAHAAMVREALLAGKDVFVEKPLALTHEAGRELVDLAARRGRILMVGHLLHYHGAVRRLQELVRAGDLGRVRYIYSNRLNLGKIRREENILWSFAPHDVSVILALAQEAPESLACQGGAYLHAKIADVTVSSLSFASGLRAHIFVSWLHPYKEQKLIVVGDQKMAVFDDMEPVEKLRLYPHAIEWKEGLPVPVKAAAEAVDFDRAEPLREECRHFLECVETRAVPRTDGEEGLRVLRVLQSLQTSLDRGGATVTLRPPAARNYFVHPTAVVDEPSEIGEGTRIWHFVHVSAGCILGEGCNLGQNVFVAPKVRIGKNAKIQNNVSIYEGVELGDDVFCGPSMVFTNVLNPRSHVSRKNEYRPTRVGRGATFGANCTVVCGHDVGEYAFIGAGAVVTKDVPAYALMVGNPARQLGWMCQCGERLPEGLSCSACGARYRLEGEKLVGDQA, from the coding sequence GTGAGCGCACCGCATCTGGCCGTCGTGGGCGGCGGCTACTGGGGCAAGAACCTCGTCCGCAACTTCCACGCCCTGGGGGCGCTTCGCCTGGTGTGCGACGCCGACCCGGCGCGGCTCGAGGGCTTTCGCCGCGACACCGGCGTGGAGACCTGCCTGAGCTTCGCCGACGTCCTGTCCCACCCCGACGTGCGGGCCGTTGCCGTGGCCACCCCCGCCGAGGCCCACGCCGCCATGGTGCGGGAGGCGCTGCTCGCGGGCAAGGACGTGTTCGTCGAGAAGCCGCTCGCCCTCACCCACGAGGCCGGGCGCGAGCTCGTGGACCTGGCCGCCCGCCGAGGGCGCATCCTCATGGTGGGGCACCTGCTCCACTACCACGGCGCCGTGCGGCGGCTCCAGGAGCTCGTGCGCGCCGGCGACCTCGGGCGGGTGCGCTACATCTACTCGAACCGCCTGAACCTGGGGAAGATCCGGCGCGAAGAGAACATCCTGTGGTCGTTTGCGCCCCACGACGTGAGCGTCATCCTGGCCCTGGCCCAGGAGGCCCCCGAGAGCCTGGCCTGCCAGGGGGGCGCCTACCTCCACGCCAAGATCGCCGACGTCACCGTCTCGTCCCTCTCCTTTGCCTCGGGGCTGCGGGCGCACATCTTCGTCTCCTGGCTCCACCCCTACAAGGAGCAGAAGCTCATCGTGGTGGGCGACCAGAAGATGGCGGTCTTCGACGACATGGAGCCCGTCGAGAAGCTCCGGCTCTACCCCCACGCCATCGAGTGGAAGGAGGGGCTCCCCGTGCCGGTCAAGGCCGCGGCCGAGGCGGTGGACTTCGACCGCGCCGAGCCCCTGCGGGAGGAGTGCCGCCACTTCCTCGAGTGCGTGGAGACCCGCGCCGTGCCGCGCACCGACGGCGAAGAGGGGCTGCGGGTTCTCAGGGTGCTCCAGTCCCTGCAGACGAGCCTCGACCGGGGCGGCGCCACCGTCACCCTGCGCCCGCCCGCGGCGCGAAACTACTTCGTCCACCCCACTGCGGTGGTCGACGAGCCCTCCGAGATCGGCGAAGGAACCCGGATCTGGCACTTTGTCCACGTGTCCGCTGGGTGTATCCTGGGCGAGGGGTGCAACCTGGGCCAGAACGTGTTCGTGGCCCCCAAGGTGCGCATCGGCAAGAACGCCAAGATCCAGAACAACGTGAGCATCTACGAGGGGGTCGAGCTCGGCGACGACGTCTTCTGCGGGCCGTCCATGGTCTTCACCAACGTGCTCAACCCCCGAAGCCACGTCTCCCGCAAGAACGAGTACCGCCCGACCCGGGTGGGCCGGGGCGCCACCTTCGGCGCCAACTGCACCGTGGTGTGCGGGCACGACGTGGGCGAGTACGCCTTCATCGGCGCGGGCGCCGTGGTGACGAAAGATGTGCCCGCCTACGCCCTCATGGTGGGAAACCCCGCCCGCCAGCTCGGCTGGATGTGCCAGTGCGGCGAGCGCCTCCCCGAAGGGCTCTCCTGCAGCGCCTGCGGCGCGCGGTACCGCCTGGAGGGGGAAAAGCTCGTGGGCGACCAAGCGTGA
- a CDS encoding DegT/DnrJ/EryC1/StrS family aminotransferase yields MDLLLDVNVAVDICTKREPFFTLSRDSVAVCRANGGKIWLYAGSVQTLEYVVRAQLVDQHLSRGKPLSSSQSLYLARRLLQRFCRGKHWLAALAGECPVFESPDPEDEQLVRALGRFAPGAVKLLTRDRQLCERYPELTITPHQYLQTQFRPKGIEFVDLKTQQDATRPHLEQRVHRVLHHGQYIMGPEVRELEQKLAAYVGVKHAIGCSSGTDALLLPLLARGIGPGDAVFTTPFTFIATAEVISLLGATPVFVDIDPLTYNIDPKQLDKAIRAVKANAPTLHPLPTRNREPGTGNAPLPTGNREPGTGN; encoded by the coding sequence ATGGACCTGCTGCTCGACGTCAACGTGGCAGTCGATATCTGCACCAAGCGGGAGCCATTCTTCACCTTGTCCCGGGATTCGGTTGCAGTCTGCCGTGCGAATGGGGGCAAGATCTGGTTGTACGCAGGCAGCGTGCAAACCCTCGAATACGTCGTCCGCGCGCAGTTGGTGGATCAGCACCTCAGTCGCGGCAAGCCCCTCAGCAGCAGTCAGTCCCTCTATCTGGCCCGAAGGCTCTTGCAGCGTTTCTGTCGGGGCAAGCACTGGTTGGCCGCGTTGGCTGGCGAGTGCCCGGTTTTCGAAAGCCCCGACCCCGAAGACGAGCAACTGGTCCGCGCACTGGGGCGTTTCGCGCCTGGTGCCGTCAAGCTGCTGACCCGCGATCGACAGCTCTGCGAACGGTATCCAGAGTTGACCATTACGCCGCACCAGTACCTGCAAACCCAGTTTCGTCCCAAGGGCATAGAGTTTGTCGACCTCAAGACCCAACAAGACGCGACGCGCCCCCACCTGGAGCAGCGAGTCCACCGGGTTCTCCACCACGGCCAGTACATCATGGGCCCCGAGGTGCGCGAGCTGGAGCAGAAGCTGGCCGCGTACGTCGGCGTCAAGCACGCCATCGGGTGCAGCTCGGGCACCGACGCCCTGCTCCTGCCCCTGCTCGCGCGGGGCATCGGCCCCGGCGACGCGGTCTTCACCACGCCCTTCACCTTCATCGCCACTGCCGAGGTGATCTCGCTCCTGGGCGCCACCCCGGTCTTCGTCGACATCGACCCCCTCACCTACAACATCGATCCCAAGCAGTTGGACAAGGCCATCCGCGCCGTCAAAGCCAACGCCCCGACCCTCCACCCCCTCCCAACCCGGAACCGGGAACCGGGAACCGGGAACGCGCCCCTCCCAACCGGGAACCGGGAACCGGGAACCGGGAAC